TCCAATTCTTTCTCAGGTGAATATACACAAGAAGGCGCAAATCAACAGTTGCCAACTGACCCAGGTGACAATGCCAAACCTGATGACATCTGCCTAGGTGAGGTCTCGGCCCTGACACCATGTCGCAAAGCCAAACTCACCATCTGGCTCCCTCCACCTTCAGTCGAAACTGCTCCTTCTTACAacagttaagtttttttttttttttttttttgcggtacacgggcctctcaccgttgtggcctctcatgttgcggagcacaggctccggacgcgcaggcccagcggccatggctcacgggcccagccgctccgcggcatgtgggatcctcccggaccggggcacgaacccacgtcccctgcaccggcaggcagactctcaaccactgcgccaccagggaagcccaacagttaAGTTTTAAGACTCACTCAATGCCACTGTCCCAGAAGATGGTAGAATTATCCTATTTCTCAGCCTACCTCTCACCTTGAAGTCCCAGGTGGTTATCAACAGAATGATTTACACTCTTAAGAATACAGAGCCCCAGGGCTACACGTTTCCTTGAAGCTTTACAAATAGCCAACAAGGCACAAACAACGCCTATGTATTGCCAAGGGTGCTGCATATCACCCACTGCATATTTTAAATCCTAGCCTAGCTTCAAACTGCAAGCCTTTTGGTGGGTATGATGGGGCATACACCCCAGAGCTTGCCCAGCATTCCAATAAAAGCTTCAGATAATTATAAGTTTATATTTGCCTATAAAAGCTCCAGATCTACTTATTATTCAGTTCTTTTGCTGTAATAATTGATGTTGAAAGGCTTTTAAAtgaatgttttgtttcttttacgaATAAATTTGTGGGTGATCCAGAGCTGGTGCTGAAAGTCAGAATTCAGAGCCACAAAGAAAATGCATGACTTCATTCAAGTTGAACTGGATAGACAAGAGCTGAGTTACCAAAATCTACTAAAAGTGAGCTGCTGTGAACTGGGGATTAACCCTGAGCAAGTGGAAAAAATCAGAAAGCTACCAAACACACTACTCAGAAAGGTAGGGTTTACAAGTTTCTAAATAGAGACTGGGCTCTAGGTGGGTAAAATTATGTCCTGTGAAGCCAGTCACTAGCTCCTGCATTActaatatgaaaacaaaatccAAGACACTGGAAATTCCGGCTGCGGGACAGCCAAACACGGTAGCTAGGTTATTTTCAACCTGGTGCTTCTACAGATTTGCATACGTAATTCATCAACCCTTTTAAAATTGTCTGAATTACAACTAACACCCACATTTAAGACCCTAGTTCAACATGGCCAGCCTCCAATCTCTACAAAACTGACTGGTCCCCAGGACAGAAAATACAAACCCATTCTTATCTACTTAGCAACAGTCAGCCTTTGCAATCTCAGGAAACAAAATCTGgggcattttaatatattttcctgaTTCAAAATACAAATCTCACTTTTTAACTTCAGAAGAAAATTCTCATTTCTTtgggcattattttttttaaaaaagcaactttcaaatgcctttagcggggcttccctggtggcacagtggttgagagtccgcctgccgatgcaggggacacgggtttgtgccccggtctgggaagatcccacatgccgcagagcggctgggcccgtgagccatggcggctgagcctgcgcctccggagcctgcgctccgcaacgggagaggccacaacagtgagagaggcccacgtaccacaaaaacaaaaacaaaaacaaaaaagcgcCTTTAGCAATTCTTATTGGTGCCTTGGCTAACAGTATATTCTTTGTAAACTAAAAGTAGTGGGATGATCATactttatagttttttgtttttttttaatgccctggCCTAAAGTTTTTCTTCAAATTGGGACTTTATTCCCTTTGGAAACCTGCAACCACAtggactgggggaaaaaaaaatacacacgcacacagaaaaaacaattctaaactGCTGACTTAGTTTACCATGAATAGACAGAAAACAATGCTTGGCCAGTATTATTAAGCCTTTGTATCCTAACTTCACATGTATTTATGAAccattatataatttcttttccaTATTAAGGACAAAGACATTCTAAGACTACGGGACTTTCAAGAAGTAGaactaattttaatgaaaaatggaaGCTCTAAACTGATAGAGCACACACCATCTCTGTTAGAGAAGCCCTGCTACAACAGCAATGCTGCAAAAATGACATATTAAGAAATCCcagaaacaaaaaactggaaTTAGTATTTTGTAAATAATGAAGCTGGATGTATGTACCAGTTTGCTAACTTCACATGTGTACTTATTACATTTCCTTGTTTGCAACTTCTCTGGGCTGGGAGAAGAGTACGTTCAAAATGCTTTGACAAAcagaagtataaaaaaaaaattgtaagtatgAT
This sequence is a window from Pseudorca crassidens isolate mPseCra1 chromosome 19, mPseCra1.hap1, whole genome shotgun sequence. Protein-coding genes within it:
- the ANKRD40CL gene encoding LOW QUALITY PROTEIN: putative ANKRD40 C-terminal-like protein (The sequence of the model RefSeq protein was modified relative to this genomic sequence to represent the inferred CDS: deleted 1 base in 1 codon); this translates as MKAALRECQSALVPLIYFRQEKFTPGEYTQEGANQQLPTDPGDNAKPDDICLELVLKVRIQSHKENHDFIQVELDRQELSYQNLLKVSCCELGINPEQVEKIRKLPNTLLRKDKDILRLRDFQEVELILMKNGSSKLIEHTPSLLEKPCYNSNAAKMTY